In Pyrus communis chromosome 8, drPyrComm1.1, whole genome shotgun sequence, one genomic interval encodes:
- the LOC137741689 gene encoding histone-lysine N-methyltransferase EZA1-like isoform X1 → MSRTGTMLSKASDSANKLTKFHVEGPSDGVGSLEQKMHQLKLQIQAERVISVKEKVEKNREKVEGYVSKIISETARANLNALSSERNRSFKLFSSRIEQPLCRISGFVRGCGEKDWIENQEVLFSSSTKLPLADKIPPYTTWIFLDRNQRMAEDQSVVGRRRIYYDEDGSEALVYSGTDDEAEEPEEVKHEFSAGEDRILLMAFQEHGLGEEVVELVKEFIGVPISDILARYNTIKERNPEKCEHEGCISLDKSLNAALDSFDNLFCRRCLVFDCRLHGCSQPLIYPSEKSHWSGHDENREPCSDQCYLRLSIVTSERESAPGSSINAERPSSHGGTGLLHNERSIPGEAVPATSEAIHSSHILKMHNENIGKRKVVKHTDKVANDLTIVPDAFQGSSKKQKRLDALDLVTATSEPIPVQVHISRDEPRDVTEVPELRQTSKSTCEQVEGIYSNSEWKPVEKDLYMKGLQIFGRNSCLIARNLLSGLRTCMEVSSYMHNSGASMPNRSVVGPSSFMEDNVKSDMDQTEQEMSSKPRLLRRRGKARRLKYSWKSAGHPTMWKRIADGKNDSRKLYTPCGCQSMCGKECPCMSNGTCCEKYCGCSKSCKNRFRGCHCAKSQCRSRQCPCFAAGRECDPDVCRHCWVSCGDGSLGEPPRQGDSQCGNMRLLLRQQQRILLGKSDVAGWGAFLKNPVNKNDYLGEYTGEIISHQEADKRGKIYDRVNSSFLFDLNEQYVLDAYRKGDKLKFANHSSNPNCHAKVMLVAGDHRVGIFAKEHIDAGEELFYDYCYLSEAAPVWAQKPEGSKRDDSSASRGRAKKHQPL, encoded by the exons ATGAGCAGAACAGGGACGATGCTCTCCAAAGCTTCCGACTCTGCAAATAAACTCACA AAATTCCATGTAGAAGGGCCGAGCGATGGCGTTGGAAGCTTGGAGCAGAAGATGCACCAGCTCAAGTTGCAAATTCAAGCAGAGAGAGTGATTTCAGTAAAA GAAAAGGTTGAGAAGAACAGGGAGAAGGTAGAAGGTTATGTTTCGAAAATTATATCTGAGACAGCAAGAGCGAATTTGAATGCTTTGTCATCAGAGCGGAATAGGAGctttaaattgttttcttcaAGAATTGAACAGCCTCTCTGCAGAATCAGTGGATTTGTGCGGGGATGTGGTGAGAAAGACTGGATTGAGAATCAAGAGGTGTTATTCTCATCAAGTACCAAGCTTCCACTTGCTGACAAGATACCGCCTTATACAACTTGGATATTCTTGGACAG AAATCAAAGAATGGCTGAAGACCAATCAGTAGTTGGGAGGAGGCGCATTTATTACGATGAAGATGGCAGTGAAGCTCTTGTCTACAGCGGCACTGACGATGAGGCAGAAGAACCCGAAGAAGTAAAACATGAATTTTCTGCGGGCGAAGACCGAATTCTGTT GATGGCCTTTCAGGAGCATGGCCTAGGCGAGGAAGTAGTGGAACTTGTGAAGGAGTTTATTGGAGTTCCCATTTCGGATATCCTG GCCCGTTATAACACAATCAAGGAAAGGAACCCCGAGAAGTGCGAACATGAAGGGTGCATTTCTCTTGATAAGAGTCTTAATGCTGCCTTAGATTCTTTTGATAACCTTTTCTGTCGCCGTTGCTTG GTATTTGATTGTCGTTTGCATGGATGTTCTCAACCTTTAATCTATCCT AGTGAAAAATCACATTGGTCCGGTCATGACGAGAACCGGGAGCCATGCAGTGATCAATGTTACCTCAGG TTGAGTATAGTAACATCAGAGAGAGAAAGTGCTCCAGGATCATCCATTAATGCCGAGCGACCAAGTTCTCATGGTGGTACCGGCCTCTTACACAATGAAAGAAGTATTCCTGGTGAAGCTGTGCCTGCAACTTCAGAAGCCATTCATAGTTCTCATATCCTGAAGATGCACAATGAAAACATAGGGAAGCGCAAGGTCGTGAAGCATACAGATAAAGTGGCAAATGACCTAACTATAGTACCTGATGCTTTCCAGGGTTCTTCTAAGAAACAAAAGAGATTAGATGCTTTGGATTTGGTAACTGCTACTAGTGAACCTATCCCGGTTCAGGTTCACATTTCCAGAGATGAGCCACGAGATGTTACTGAAGTGCCTGAACTGAGGCAAACATCCAAGTCTACATGTGAACAAGTTGAGGGGATCTATAGCAACTCTGAGTGGAAACCAGTGGAGAAAGATTTATACATGAAGGGACTGCAGATATTTGGGAGAAACAG TTGCCTCATAGCGAGGAACTTACTCTCTGGCTTGAGGACTTGCATGGAGGTGTCTAGTTACATGCATAATTCTGGAGCTTCAATGCCTAATAGATCTGTGGTTGGACCATCTTCATTTATGGAAGACAATGTGAAATCTGATATGGATCAGACA GAACAAGAGATGTCGTCAAAGCCACGGTTACTTCGTAGAAGGGGCAAAGCACGGAGGCTTAAGTATTCTTGGAAGTCTGCTGGGCACCCAACAATGTGGAAAAGAATTGCTGATGGCAAAAACGATTCACGTAAACTATATACGCCATGTGGATGCCAGTCTATGTGCGGAAAGGAATGTCCTTGTATGAGTAATGGAACCTGCTGTGAAAAATACTGTGG CTGTTCGAAGAGCTGCAAAAATAGGTTCAGGGGATGTCACTGTGCAAAGAGTCAATGTAGAAGTCGGCAGTGCCCATGCTTTGCTGCTGGCCGTGAATGTGACCCAGATGTCTGTCGTCATTGTTGGGTTAG TTGTGGGGATGGTTCACTAGGCGAGCCACCGAGACAGGGAGATAGTCAGTGTGGAAACATGAGGCTTCTTCTACGACAACAACAGAGG aTTCTCCTGGGCAAGTCTGATGTTGCTGGCTGGGGAGCCTTCTTAAAG AACCCCGTAAACAAGAATGATTATCTTGGAGAATATACTGGTGAAATCATCTCCCATCAGGAAGCAGACAAGCGGGGGAAGATTTATGATCGTGTAAACTCGTCATTCCTTTTCGACTTGAATGAACAG TATGTCCTAGATGCTTACCGAAAGGGAGACAAgcttaaatttgcaaaccactCGTCGAATCCTAACTGCCATGCAAAG GTAATGCTGGTCGCGGGTGATCATCGAGTTGGCATATTTGCCAAGGAGCATATTGATGCTGGTGAGGAGCTCTTCTATGATTATTGTTATCTTTCAGAGGCAGCACCTGTATGGGCTCAAAAACCGGAGGGTTCTAAGAGGGACGATTCATCTGCTTCCAGGGGCAGAGCGAAAAAGCACCAACCTCTTTGA
- the LOC137741689 gene encoding histone-lysine N-methyltransferase EZA1-like isoform X2, producing the protein MAEDQSVVGRRRIYYDEDGSEALVYSGTDDEAEEPEEVKHEFSAGEDRILLMAFQEHGLGEEVVELVKEFIGVPISDILARYNTIKERNPEKCEHEGCISLDKSLNAALDSFDNLFCRRCLVFDCRLHGCSQPLIYPSEKSHWSGHDENREPCSDQCYLRLSIVTSERESAPGSSINAERPSSHGGTGLLHNERSIPGEAVPATSEAIHSSHILKMHNENIGKRKVVKHTDKVANDLTIVPDAFQGSSKKQKRLDALDLVTATSEPIPVQVHISRDEPRDVTEVPELRQTSKSTCEQVEGIYSNSEWKPVEKDLYMKGLQIFGRNSCLIARNLLSGLRTCMEVSSYMHNSGASMPNRSVVGPSSFMEDNVKSDMDQTEQEMSSKPRLLRRRGKARRLKYSWKSAGHPTMWKRIADGKNDSRKLYTPCGCQSMCGKECPCMSNGTCCEKYCGCSKSCKNRFRGCHCAKSQCRSRQCPCFAAGRECDPDVCRHCWVSCGDGSLGEPPRQGDSQCGNMRLLLRQQQRILLGKSDVAGWGAFLKNPVNKNDYLGEYTGEIISHQEADKRGKIYDRVNSSFLFDLNEQYVLDAYRKGDKLKFANHSSNPNCHAKVMLVAGDHRVGIFAKEHIDAGEELFYDYCYLSEAAPVWAQKPEGSKRDDSSASRGRAKKHQPL; encoded by the exons ATGGCTGAAGACCAATCAGTAGTTGGGAGGAGGCGCATTTATTACGATGAAGATGGCAGTGAAGCTCTTGTCTACAGCGGCACTGACGATGAGGCAGAAGAACCCGAAGAAGTAAAACATGAATTTTCTGCGGGCGAAGACCGAATTCTGTT GATGGCCTTTCAGGAGCATGGCCTAGGCGAGGAAGTAGTGGAACTTGTGAAGGAGTTTATTGGAGTTCCCATTTCGGATATCCTG GCCCGTTATAACACAATCAAGGAAAGGAACCCCGAGAAGTGCGAACATGAAGGGTGCATTTCTCTTGATAAGAGTCTTAATGCTGCCTTAGATTCTTTTGATAACCTTTTCTGTCGCCGTTGCTTG GTATTTGATTGTCGTTTGCATGGATGTTCTCAACCTTTAATCTATCCT AGTGAAAAATCACATTGGTCCGGTCATGACGAGAACCGGGAGCCATGCAGTGATCAATGTTACCTCAGG TTGAGTATAGTAACATCAGAGAGAGAAAGTGCTCCAGGATCATCCATTAATGCCGAGCGACCAAGTTCTCATGGTGGTACCGGCCTCTTACACAATGAAAGAAGTATTCCTGGTGAAGCTGTGCCTGCAACTTCAGAAGCCATTCATAGTTCTCATATCCTGAAGATGCACAATGAAAACATAGGGAAGCGCAAGGTCGTGAAGCATACAGATAAAGTGGCAAATGACCTAACTATAGTACCTGATGCTTTCCAGGGTTCTTCTAAGAAACAAAAGAGATTAGATGCTTTGGATTTGGTAACTGCTACTAGTGAACCTATCCCGGTTCAGGTTCACATTTCCAGAGATGAGCCACGAGATGTTACTGAAGTGCCTGAACTGAGGCAAACATCCAAGTCTACATGTGAACAAGTTGAGGGGATCTATAGCAACTCTGAGTGGAAACCAGTGGAGAAAGATTTATACATGAAGGGACTGCAGATATTTGGGAGAAACAG TTGCCTCATAGCGAGGAACTTACTCTCTGGCTTGAGGACTTGCATGGAGGTGTCTAGTTACATGCATAATTCTGGAGCTTCAATGCCTAATAGATCTGTGGTTGGACCATCTTCATTTATGGAAGACAATGTGAAATCTGATATGGATCAGACA GAACAAGAGATGTCGTCAAAGCCACGGTTACTTCGTAGAAGGGGCAAAGCACGGAGGCTTAAGTATTCTTGGAAGTCTGCTGGGCACCCAACAATGTGGAAAAGAATTGCTGATGGCAAAAACGATTCACGTAAACTATATACGCCATGTGGATGCCAGTCTATGTGCGGAAAGGAATGTCCTTGTATGAGTAATGGAACCTGCTGTGAAAAATACTGTGG CTGTTCGAAGAGCTGCAAAAATAGGTTCAGGGGATGTCACTGTGCAAAGAGTCAATGTAGAAGTCGGCAGTGCCCATGCTTTGCTGCTGGCCGTGAATGTGACCCAGATGTCTGTCGTCATTGTTGGGTTAG TTGTGGGGATGGTTCACTAGGCGAGCCACCGAGACAGGGAGATAGTCAGTGTGGAAACATGAGGCTTCTTCTACGACAACAACAGAGG aTTCTCCTGGGCAAGTCTGATGTTGCTGGCTGGGGAGCCTTCTTAAAG AACCCCGTAAACAAGAATGATTATCTTGGAGAATATACTGGTGAAATCATCTCCCATCAGGAAGCAGACAAGCGGGGGAAGATTTATGATCGTGTAAACTCGTCATTCCTTTTCGACTTGAATGAACAG TATGTCCTAGATGCTTACCGAAAGGGAGACAAgcttaaatttgcaaaccactCGTCGAATCCTAACTGCCATGCAAAG GTAATGCTGGTCGCGGGTGATCATCGAGTTGGCATATTTGCCAAGGAGCATATTGATGCTGGTGAGGAGCTCTTCTATGATTATTGTTATCTTTCAGAGGCAGCACCTGTATGGGCTCAAAAACCGGAGGGTTCTAAGAGGGACGATTCATCTGCTTCCAGGGGCAGAGCGAAAAAGCACCAACCTCTTTGA